A genomic stretch from Limisphaerales bacterium includes:
- a CDS encoding efflux transporter outer membrane subunit — protein sequence MKRIFINSLALGIGVLAGGNGCSTPSTNAPEAWAGLALPTAFGGGEANTNAPAGAGWLADFNDATLNALVREAMAKNPDLRVTAARLQTAQANLRLAGAELKPTLNATAVASRTKRSSTSGFSISTSRSYRYTPQLDLAWEWDVWGRLADTRAAARLDAGEAAANLHAARLSLAANTAKGWFSLAEAELQSQLARQTLQSYTNNLAVLEDGFQRGLTKALDVRLMRTSVRNAENAIQLRLRERDGARRSLEILLGRYPKGEVALTAALPTLAAAVPAGLPAQLLERRPDVLAAQRNYLAAHRRVSAARKDRLPQIKLTASAGTSSDELKEVLDINNNIWSLAANLTRPILDGGKIKSQIERAEAQREETRNLYVQTALQAFAEVETALAAEAFLVAQETALRAAVTEASEARTLALDDYQAGLAEIVTVLESQRRVFNAKRSLLELQNVRLQNRIDLYLALGGEFTEPKLEPNKE from the coding sequence GTGAAACGAATTTTCATCAACAGTTTAGCACTGGGCATTGGGGTTTTGGCTGGGGGCAACGGATGCTCGACCCCTTCAACCAACGCCCCGGAAGCCTGGGCAGGCCTAGCATTGCCTACGGCATTTGGCGGAGGGGAAGCAAACACCAACGCGCCTGCGGGAGCGGGATGGCTCGCAGATTTCAATGATGCCACGCTGAATGCACTGGTGCGGGAAGCGATGGCGAAGAATCCTGATCTACGCGTAACCGCCGCGCGCCTGCAAACGGCGCAGGCGAATCTGCGCCTTGCCGGAGCAGAATTAAAACCCACCCTCAACGCCACGGCGGTGGCCTCGCGGACTAAGCGCAGTTCCACTAGCGGCTTTAGCATATCCACCAGCCGTTCATACCGTTATACACCACAACTGGATCTCGCCTGGGAATGGGATGTGTGGGGGCGACTGGCGGACACGCGGGCAGCCGCTCGGCTGGACGCCGGCGAGGCGGCGGCCAACCTGCACGCCGCGCGCCTGAGCCTCGCCGCCAACACGGCCAAGGGCTGGTTCAGTCTGGCCGAAGCGGAACTTCAATCGCAACTGGCCCGACAAACTCTGCAAAGTTACACCAACAACCTCGCGGTTTTAGAGGATGGATTTCAGCGCGGGTTAACCAAGGCACTGGACGTGAGGCTGATGCGCACCAGCGTCCGCAACGCGGAAAACGCAATTCAACTTAGGCTGCGCGAACGCGACGGCGCCCGGCGGTCGCTAGAAATTTTACTGGGCCGCTATCCCAAAGGCGAAGTAGCGCTGACCGCCGCGCTGCCCACGCTCGCCGCAGCGGTGCCGGCCGGGTTGCCCGCACAATTGCTGGAACGTCGGCCGGATGTATTGGCAGCTCAACGGAACTATCTCGCCGCCCATCGGCGCGTGAGCGCGGCGCGCAAGGATCGGCTGCCCCAAATTAAACTCACCGCCAGCGCGGGCACCTCCAGCGATGAATTGAAGGAAGTGTTGGATATCAACAACAATATCTGGAGCCTCGCGGCGAATCTCACCCGGCCAATTTTGGATGGCGGGAAAATTAAATCGCAAATCGAACGCGCCGAAGCCCAACGCGAGGAAACGCGCAATCTGTACGTGCAAACTGCGCTGCAGGCGTTTGCCGAAGTGGAAACCGCGCTGGCGGCGGAGGCGTTTCTGGTCGCCCAGGAAACCGCCCTACGCGCCGCGGTAACCGAGGCGAGCGAGGCCCGGACGCTGGCGTTGGATGATTACCAGGCCGGACTGGCGGAGATCGTGACCGTGCTCGAATCGCAACGGCGGGTATTCAATGCCAAGCGATCTTTATTGGAGCTTCAAAATGTTCGCCTGCAAAACCGCATCGACCTTTACCTCGCGCTCGGCGGCGAGTTTACTGAACCTAAACTTGAGCCCAACAAGGAATGA